One genomic segment of Natrialbaceae archaeon AArc-T1-2 includes these proteins:
- a CDS encoding twin-arginine translocation signal domain-containing protein — protein sequence MSENSDSRRQFLQYSGIVGAGVLTAGCLGSDDDPEEPADDGENGGNGNDGGEDDDDEGGNGNGDTGDLHPRYGYPSVSMDDEQPVENDHTVELLMDYPDEDEDRPPEFFFEPAGLAIEPGDVIRFDFHTPDHAVAAFHRAFGRTHRAPDDAEPVSSPMMDTGTYWLCAFDEPGVWDLYCPPHEFLGMGMRIVVGEERGGPATEPADPDYEGEERPPEPALAAAFNADALEPETILEEGDVPWADVGVGPGN from the coding sequence ATGTCAGAAAATTCTGACAGTCGAAGGCAATTCCTCCAGTACAGCGGTATCGTGGGGGCTGGAGTGTTGACGGCGGGGTGTCTCGGAAGCGACGACGACCCCGAGGAACCAGCCGACGACGGGGAAAACGGTGGAAACGGCAACGACGGTGGGGAAGACGATGACGACGAGGGGGGCAACGGCAACGGTGATACCGGCGATCTCCATCCTCGCTACGGCTACCCGTCGGTCTCGATGGACGACGAACAGCCCGTCGAGAACGACCACACCGTCGAGCTTCTCATGGACTACCCCGACGAAGACGAGGATCGGCCACCGGAGTTTTTCTTCGAGCCCGCGGGGCTGGCGATCGAACCCGGCGACGTGATCCGGTTCGATTTCCACACGCCGGATCACGCCGTCGCGGCGTTTCACAGGGCCTTCGGTCGAACCCACCGCGCACCCGACGACGCAGAGCCCGTCTCCTCGCCGATGATGGACACCGGCACGTACTGGCTGTGTGCGTTCGACGAGCCGGGGGTCTGGGACCTGTACTGTCCGCCACACGAGTTCCTCGGCATGGGGATGCGGATCGTCGTCGGTGAGGAGAGAGGCGGTCCCGCAACCGAGCCCGCAGATCCCGACTACGAGGGCGAGGAGCGTCCACCGGAGCCCGCACTCGCCGCGGCGTTCAACGCCGACGCGTTAGAGCCCGAAACCATCCTCGAGGAAGGCGACGTCCCGTGGGCGGACGTCGGCGTCGGACCTGGAAACTAA
- the dapA gene encoding 4-hydroxy-tetrahydrodipicolinate synthase, with the protein MTHDIDFTGVFPAMCTPFGDDERIDFETLQADAQRLEAAGVDGLVPVGSTGESATLTHDEHVQVVEAVIEAVEDVPVIAGSGSNNTREALELSERAADAGADGLLLISPYYNKPEQRGLLEHYRTIADAVDLPQIVYNVPSRTGQTIEPDTVVSLAEHPNVAGYKAAEGDMWAIGEIVERTVEEDFSVLSGDDAVTLPLLSMGGAGTISVVANVEPERTCAMVGAALEGDYDRARKLHHELGPLMRQLFVETNPIPVKEAMEIRGYGPARLRSPLSRLAEDHREELEAILADLESEPVAVADAEGGE; encoded by the coding sequence ATGACACACGACATCGACTTCACCGGCGTCTTCCCGGCGATGTGTACGCCGTTTGGCGACGACGAACGTATCGACTTCGAAACGCTGCAGGCCGACGCTCAACGGCTCGAGGCCGCGGGCGTCGACGGGCTCGTCCCCGTCGGCTCGACGGGCGAGTCGGCGACGCTGACCCACGACGAACACGTCCAGGTCGTCGAGGCCGTCATCGAGGCCGTCGAGGACGTTCCCGTCATCGCAGGTTCCGGGTCGAACAACACCCGCGAGGCACTCGAACTCTCAGAACGCGCCGCCGACGCCGGCGCCGACGGCCTCCTCCTGATCTCGCCGTACTACAACAAGCCCGAACAACGCGGCCTGCTCGAGCACTACCGGACGATCGCCGACGCCGTCGACCTGCCCCAGATCGTCTACAACGTTCCCTCCCGAACGGGCCAGACGATCGAGCCCGACACCGTCGTTTCCCTCGCAGAACACCCCAACGTTGCAGGCTACAAGGCCGCCGAAGGAGACATGTGGGCGATCGGTGAGATCGTCGAACGCACGGTCGAAGAAGACTTTTCCGTCCTCTCGGGCGACGACGCGGTGACGCTGCCGTTGCTTTCGATGGGCGGGGCAGGGACGATCAGCGTCGTCGCGAACGTCGAGCCCGAACGGACCTGTGCGATGGTCGGTGCGGCACTCGAAGGCGACTACGACCGCGCCCGCAAGCTCCACCACGAGCTCGGCCCACTGATGCGCCAGCTGTTCGTCGAGACCAACCCGATTCCGGTCAAGGAAGCCATGGAAATCCGCGGGTACGGCCCAGCCCGACTTCGTTCGCCGCTGTCCCGACTCGCCGAGGACCACCGAGAGGAACTCGAGGCGATCCTCGCCGATCTCGAGTCCGAACCCGTCGCGGTCGCCGACGCGGAGGGTGGTGAATGA
- the dapF gene encoding diaminopimelate epimerase yields the protein MHVAFEKYHGTGNDFLIIDAEEFVPDRGELAKRECDREDGVGADGILFLALEPAFDPPRVVMTLVQPDGRPAPMCGNGARCVAEWAMRETGRESVMIDTQAGTLRAERTDGGVAVEMGDPTFEPDAIPVAADEPVIEAELEGLEITMVNTGVPHAVAFVDDVDAVDLESVAPPIRHADRFPRGTNVTIASPDGDGGFRQRSYERGVEGETDACGTGAVAIAAVARRLGHTDADVIEVAPPGGDLEVTFDDGDVLLAGPVEREFDGEVAVGVAEQ from the coding sequence ATGCACGTAGCTTTCGAGAAGTACCACGGGACTGGAAACGACTTTCTGATCATCGACGCCGAGGAGTTCGTCCCCGACCGCGGCGAGCTCGCGAAACGCGAGTGCGACCGCGAGGACGGCGTCGGCGCGGACGGCATCCTCTTTCTGGCACTCGAGCCCGCCTTCGATCCGCCGCGGGTCGTGATGACGCTGGTCCAGCCCGACGGCCGCCCGGCCCCGATGTGTGGCAACGGCGCACGCTGTGTCGCCGAGTGGGCCATGCGCGAGACCGGCCGCGAGAGCGTGATGATCGACACCCAGGCGGGCACGCTGCGTGCGGAACGTACCGACGGCGGCGTCGCCGTCGAGATGGGCGACCCGACGTTCGAGCCCGACGCGATCCCGGTCGCGGCCGACGAACCCGTGATCGAAGCGGAGCTCGAGGGTCTCGAGATCACCATGGTCAACACCGGGGTCCCCCACGCCGTCGCGTTCGTCGACGACGTCGACGCGGTCGACCTCGAGTCGGTCGCGCCGCCGATCCGCCACGCCGACCGCTTCCCGCGGGGCACGAACGTGACGATCGCAAGCCCCGACGGCGACGGCGGCTTCCGCCAGCGCTCCTACGAACGTGGCGTCGAGGGCGAGACCGACGCCTGTGGCACCGGCGCGGTCGCCATCGCGGCGGTCGCGAGACGGCTCGGGCACACCGACGCCGACGTGATCGAGGTGGCCCCGCCGGGTGGCGACCTCGAGGTCACCTTCGACGACGGCGACGTCTTGCTCGCCGGCCCGGTCGAACGCGAGTTCGACGGCGAGGTCGCCGTCGGCGTCGCCGAACAGTGA
- a CDS encoding sugar-transfer associated ATP-grasp domain-containing protein: MYAPLIGLLMTIVALGVVFRTQLDFTQQPLESYRIFFELLIAGLIVALIRSKVGLVTYGMFGPIIISFILIESGIFWGLVLFTNVFLVALGTYLIFEPFRLGTAHRIGGLVMVVSIAITSFHVMSDIGVLPERVDALQVFFPAIVTAWYADRFARELSERGWRAPAVRFSWTVVAIVFAAFIIGNEALITWFMQTPETWALVLAANVYLGTRSNMRIKEYLRFSNVYSGSRLAAVSSTIRAGIHNIGAGIRTLFGGNASRVEPSTVMSMSRRNRLIKEYNPSHLFPELDKASMKRAFHGTGVPTPETYALVDSPNDLETAAAIFDSRDEFVIKPDSGYGGEGIIVVTGRTEDGYFETSKGIKTHDQLLGHVRSIVEGQYEPMGLEGVAVIEGLIHPDEHLLSIAGQGVPDVRVIVFKGFPIMAMTRLPTEESDGAANLHMGAVGVGLDIANGDALGGYQSTNKWFDEHPDTGVDLESFTIPNWEEVLSTAVKAAEVSRLGYTGVDIVIDEDEGPMVLEINARPGLGIQNSTFDGLLERTAFIEALPDSFDLKSPDEKITLARRWDSADWIDEALELSKQVATPQWETGDGADDIGTGVELSMRNDAGSATDGGVEDNDPTATDGVRPEVNDR; this comes from the coding sequence GTGTACGCGCCACTGATCGGATTGCTCATGACGATCGTCGCCCTCGGTGTGGTGTTCAGAACACAACTCGATTTCACACAGCAGCCACTCGAGTCCTATCGCATCTTTTTCGAGTTGCTCATCGCCGGACTCATCGTCGCGCTGATTCGAAGCAAGGTCGGTCTCGTCACGTATGGGATGTTCGGACCGATCATCATCTCGTTTATCCTGATCGAGAGTGGCATCTTCTGGGGACTCGTCCTGTTCACGAACGTGTTCCTTGTGGCGCTGGGGACGTACCTGATTTTCGAGCCGTTCCGACTCGGAACTGCCCACCGGATCGGTGGACTCGTCATGGTCGTCTCGATAGCCATTACGTCGTTTCACGTCATGAGTGACATCGGCGTGCTTCCGGAACGGGTCGACGCACTGCAGGTGTTCTTCCCGGCGATCGTCACCGCGTGGTACGCAGACCGCTTCGCTCGCGAACTCTCCGAACGCGGCTGGCGGGCACCTGCGGTCCGGTTCTCGTGGACGGTCGTCGCCATCGTCTTCGCCGCTTTCATCATCGGGAACGAGGCCCTCATCACCTGGTTCATGCAGACGCCGGAGACGTGGGCGCTCGTGCTGGCGGCGAACGTCTACCTCGGAACCCGATCGAACATGCGGATCAAGGAGTATCTACGGTTTTCGAACGTCTACAGCGGGTCACGGCTGGCTGCTGTGAGCAGCACGATCCGTGCAGGGATCCACAACATCGGGGCAGGTATCCGGACCCTGTTCGGCGGAAATGCCTCCCGCGTCGAACCGTCGACGGTGATGTCGATGAGCCGCCGAAATCGACTCATCAAGGAGTACAACCCATCACACCTCTTTCCGGAACTCGACAAGGCGTCGATGAAACGCGCGTTTCACGGCACTGGCGTGCCGACGCCGGAAACGTACGCACTCGTCGACTCGCCGAACGACCTCGAGACGGCAGCTGCGATCTTCGACTCGCGAGACGAGTTCGTCATCAAACCGGACAGCGGGTACGGAGGCGAAGGGATCATCGTCGTCACTGGTCGAACCGAAGACGGGTACTTCGAGACGTCGAAGGGAATCAAAACCCACGACCAACTGCTCGGTCACGTACGATCGATCGTCGAGGGACAGTACGAACCGATGGGACTCGAGGGCGTTGCGGTGATCGAGGGGCTAATTCACCCCGACGAGCACTTGCTCTCGATCGCCGGCCAGGGCGTCCCCGACGTTCGGGTGATCGTCTTCAAGGGATTCCCGATCATGGCGATGACCCGACTTCCGACCGAGGAATCGGACGGGGCTGCTAACCTCCACATGGGGGCGGTCGGCGTCGGTCTCGACATCGCAAATGGGGACGCCCTGGGCGGATACCAGAGTACGAACAAGTGGTTCGACGAGCATCCCGACACCGGCGTCGACCTCGAATCGTTCACCATCCCCAACTGGGAGGAGGTGCTCTCGACGGCGGTCAAAGCCGCCGAAGTCTCCCGGCTCGGCTACACCGGCGTCGACATCGTGATCGACGAAGACGAGGGGCCGATGGTCCTCGAGATCAACGCACGACCCGGTCTCGGGATCCAGAACTCGACGTTCGACGGCCTCCTCGAACGGACGGCGTTCATCGAGGCACTCCCCGACTCGTTCGATCTGAAATCCCCCGACGAAAAGATCACACTCGCCAGGCGGTGGGACAGCGCCGACTGGATCGACGAAGCCCTCGAGTTGTCAAAGCAGGTAGCGACGCCACAGTGGGAGACGGGAGACGGTGCCGACGATATCGGTACCGGTGTCGAACTCTCGATGCGGAACGATGCCGGTAGTGCAACCGACGGCGGTGTCGAGGACAACGATCCAACCGCCACCGATGGCGTTCGGCCGGAGGTGAACGACCGATGA
- a CDS encoding NYN domain-containing protein: MTDIHPGQRVAMLVDAQNLYHTAQSLHSRNIDYSSLLEKGVQDRQLTRAIAYVIRADSPEEESFFEALTDIGFETKIKDIRRFADGTKKADWDVGMSLDAVTLANHVDTIVLCTGDGDFSRLCSHLRHEGVRVEVMAFESSTADDLIAEADTFIDLEDRTETFLL, encoded by the coding sequence ATGACGGACATCCACCCGGGCCAGCGCGTCGCCATGCTGGTCGACGCCCAGAACCTCTATCACACGGCCCAGAGCCTTCACAGTCGTAACATCGATTACTCCTCGCTGCTCGAGAAAGGCGTCCAGGACCGCCAACTCACGCGCGCGATCGCGTACGTCATCCGCGCAGACTCACCCGAAGAGGAGAGTTTCTTCGAGGCACTGACCGACATCGGCTTCGAGACGAAGATCAAAGACATCAGGCGCTTCGCCGACGGGACGAAAAAGGCAGACTGGGACGTCGGTATGAGTCTGGACGCGGTGACGCTCGCGAACCACGTCGACACGATCGTCCTCTGTACGGGCGACGGAGACTTCTCGCGGTTGTGCTCGCACCTGCGTCACGAAGGCGTCCGCGTCGAGGTGATGGCCTTCGAGTCCTCGACCGCCGACGACCTCATCGCAGAGGCCGACACGTTCATCGACCTCGAGGACCGAACTGAAACGTTCCTGCTTTAG
- the dapB gene encoding 4-hydroxy-tetrahydrodipicolinate reductase, protein MTVRIGVTGAAGRMGREVLAVLAAREDCEPALAVNRSPVAEPIDGVEVEPAAEFDRLVADREPDVVIDFTGPESALAYAETCAEADVAFVTGTTGFDDGERERLRETSERIPVMHAPNFARGVQALLNVVGQAVRNLPGYDVELVETHHNGKRDAPSGTANRLLAEIEDNGEFAGRTYGREGEQPREEGEIGVHVLRAGGIRGEHEIVLADDHEELRLTHRAEDRGVFAAGAVDAAEWIVGRKADWYDFANVIDE, encoded by the coding sequence ATGACCGTCCGGATCGGCGTCACCGGCGCGGCCGGCCGGATGGGTCGTGAGGTCCTCGCCGTCCTGGCCGCACGCGAAGACTGCGAGCCCGCCCTCGCGGTCAACCGGAGCCCGGTCGCGGAGCCGATCGACGGCGTCGAGGTCGAGCCGGCAGCCGAGTTCGACCGGCTGGTCGCCGACCGCGAGCCGGACGTCGTGATCGACTTCACCGGACCGGAGTCGGCGCTCGCGTACGCCGAGACCTGCGCCGAGGCCGACGTTGCGTTCGTCACGGGTACGACCGGCTTCGACGACGGCGAACGCGAGCGACTCCGGGAGACGAGCGAGCGGATTCCGGTCATGCACGCGCCGAACTTCGCCCGTGGCGTCCAGGCACTTCTCAACGTCGTCGGCCAGGCCGTTCGGAACCTGCCGGGCTACGACGTCGAACTCGTCGAGACCCACCACAACGGGAAGCGAGACGCCCCGAGCGGGACGGCGAACCGGCTGCTCGCCGAGATCGAGGACAACGGCGAGTTCGCCGGCCGCACGTACGGCCGCGAGGGCGAACAGCCCCGCGAGGAGGGCGAGATCGGCGTCCACGTGCTCCGGGCCGGCGGGATCCGGGGCGAACACGAGATCGTCCTCGCGGACGACCACGAGGAGCTGCGACTGACCCACCGGGCGGAGGACCGCGGGGTCTTCGCCGCCGGGGCGGTCGACGCCGCCGAATGGATCGTAGGACGGAAGGCGGACTGGTACGACTTCGCGAACGTGATCGACGAATGA
- a CDS encoding 4a-hydroxytetrahydrobiopterin dehydratase, which produces MTETKLADRECTACTSDDEPLSGSALTELYDEIETDVWEIVDDHHLEGTYAFEDFRDALEFTYEVGELAEDEWHHPDLHLSWGEVVVEMWTHKIDGLHETDFIMAARMDRIYDEYETPEE; this is translated from the coding sequence ATGACAGAAACCAAACTCGCGGACAGAGAGTGTACGGCCTGTACGAGCGACGACGAGCCGCTTTCGGGCTCGGCGCTGACGGAGCTGTACGACGAGATCGAGACCGACGTCTGGGAAATCGTCGACGACCATCACCTCGAGGGAACCTACGCGTTCGAGGACTTCCGGGACGCCTTGGAGTTCACCTACGAGGTCGGCGAGCTGGCAGAAGACGAGTGGCACCATCCCGATCTGCACCTCTCGTGGGGCGAGGTCGTCGTCGAGATGTGGACTCACAAGATCGACGGCCTCCACGAGACGGACTTCATCATGGCCGCCAGGATGGATCGAATCTACGACGAGTACGAGACGCCCGAGGAATAA
- a CDS encoding PUA domain-containing protein, whose product MTEPVDGQTSLPSLRTIADYQFGAGAGETLFPRGESPTIKRTSSGRPQQVHVDGDRLVSFGTDGRFTLGLEGGRRLVTALEYPAYRVVVDDESEPFVRDGKNVFAKFVCEVGPEVRPGDEVLVVHERGALLAVGRAELGAEAIADFETGMAVHVRESAPARE is encoded by the coding sequence ATGACCGAGCCAGTCGACGGACAGACGTCGCTGCCGTCGCTTCGAACGATCGCGGACTACCAGTTCGGGGCCGGCGCTGGCGAGACGCTGTTTCCACGCGGGGAGTCACCGACGATAAAGCGAACCTCCTCCGGCCGACCCCAGCAGGTCCACGTCGACGGGGACCGTCTCGTCTCCTTCGGCACCGACGGTCGGTTCACCCTCGGCCTCGAGGGCGGGCGACGGCTCGTGACGGCGCTCGAGTATCCCGCCTACCGCGTGGTCGTCGACGACGAGAGCGAGCCGTTCGTCCGCGACGGGAAAAACGTCTTCGCGAAGTTCGTCTGCGAGGTCGGCCCCGAGGTCCGGCCGGGCGACGAGGTGCTCGTCGTCCACGAACGCGGCGCGTTGCTGGCGGTCGGTCGCGCCGAGCTCGGAGCCGAGGCGATCGCTGACTTCGAGACCGGGATGGCCGTACACGTCCGCGAGAGTGCACCCGCGCGGGAGTAG
- a CDS encoding M20 family metallopeptidase, giving the protein MTRVDAFDPIAFLERAVQYSSNEDVTEMRSFLVETLEEQECEPEVDDAGNVLATRGDGDGTHVLLNTHIDTVSPHVPFERDGGVIRGRGSCDAKGPLAALLSAFLAVDPGDGRLTLAITPDEEVLSTGAYDLVSDPDSPVHDADAVIVGEPTDLDVCTAAKGRFQGTIELSGASAHAAEPDSGTNAVAALESVLGALETFSDRAEAPPDHPQLGEATLTPTVVEGGEATNQVPASCRLTIDRRSVPPESAAEFREALRSHLREAVPAASGVDVDFTFTDRPTPFLEAWETDPEDRVATTLADASGGEIRPFTAATEASYFASDAPTVVFGPGVLADDEGAVAHAPREYVRVADVEAAADALETTLSRL; this is encoded by the coding sequence GTGACCCGCGTCGACGCATTCGATCCGATCGCCTTCCTCGAGCGAGCCGTCCAGTACTCCTCGAACGAGGACGTCACCGAGATGCGGTCGTTTCTCGTCGAGACGCTCGAGGAACAGGAGTGTGAACCCGAGGTCGACGACGCGGGCAACGTGCTCGCGACGCGTGGCGACGGCGACGGGACACACGTCCTGCTCAACACCCACATCGACACCGTCTCGCCACACGTCCCCTTCGAACGCGATGGGGGCGTCATTCGCGGCCGTGGCTCCTGTGACGCGAAGGGGCCACTCGCCGCATTGCTCTCGGCCTTCCTCGCGGTCGACCCCGGCGACGGTCGGCTGACGCTCGCGATCACGCCCGACGAGGAGGTGCTCTCGACCGGCGCGTACGACCTCGTCTCCGATCCCGACTCGCCAGTTCACGACGCCGACGCCGTAATCGTCGGCGAGCCGACCGACCTCGACGTCTGTACCGCCGCGAAGGGGCGGTTCCAGGGGACGATCGAGCTCTCGGGCGCGAGCGCCCACGCCGCCGAACCCGACAGCGGGACCAACGCGGTCGCCGCCCTCGAGTCCGTCCTCGGGGCGCTCGAAACGTTTTCCGACCGCGCCGAAGCCCCACCCGACCACCCACAGCTCGGGGAAGCGACGCTCACCCCGACCGTCGTCGAGGGCGGCGAGGCGACCAACCAGGTGCCTGCGAGCTGTCGGCTGACAATCGACCGCCGGAGCGTCCCGCCCGAGAGCGCCGCGGAGTTCCGCGAGGCGTTGCGCTCGCATCTGCGGGAGGCCGTTCCCGCGGCGTCCGGCGTCGACGTCGACTTTACCTTTACCGACCGGCCGACGCCGTTTCTCGAGGCCTGGGAGACCGACCCCGAAGATCGGGTCGCGACGACCCTCGCCGACGCTTCCGGCGGCGAGATACGTCCGTTCACCGCTGCCACCGAAGCGTCGTACTTCGCTTCCGACGCGCCCACGGTCGTCTTCGGCCCTGGCGTGCTGGCCGACGACGAGGGTGCGGTCGCACACGCGCCACGAGAGTACGTGCGAGTCGCCGACGTCGAGGCCGCAGCCGACGCGCTCGAGACGACGCTGTCGCGGCTCTAG
- a CDS encoding threonine synthase: METNETLLDLECIDCGETVDAETAAARCPECGGILDPVYDYDAIDLDRETLASRPRDSMWRYEELLPFARERAVTTNEGATPLVDCGGLAAELGVERVLFKDEGRNPTGSIRDREAAVAVTAAAEAGVDDVALPAAGDAGQAVTAYAGRADLEAHVYLPSRASHTTKSMVNVHGGEMTVVGGRFPDAAGAYEEALAEHDGWEPLSAFDTPYRHEGAKTILFELLEDLEWTTPDAVVVPAGDGVALAGLYKAGTELLELGLIDEIPPLYAAQAEGCAPIVEAFDVDAEAHEPIDHPDTICGEIEIPDPAGGALVLEALRATDGGAVATDDDAILEAGIAVAKGEGLEMAPSAAAAASGTWELGERGTFDGDETVVVLNTGAGNKESDVLRSHLMGKGI; this comes from the coding sequence ATGGAGACGAACGAGACGCTCCTCGACCTCGAGTGCATCGACTGCGGGGAGACCGTCGACGCCGAGACGGCGGCCGCTCGCTGTCCGGAATGCGGAGGGATTCTCGACCCGGTCTACGACTACGACGCGATCGACCTCGATCGCGAGACGCTCGCGTCCCGACCGCGTGACTCGATGTGGCGCTACGAGGAGTTGCTCCCGTTCGCCCGCGAGCGGGCGGTGACGACGAACGAGGGGGCAACGCCGCTTGTCGACTGTGGGGGCCTCGCGGCCGAACTCGGCGTCGAGCGCGTACTCTTCAAAGACGAGGGTCGAAACCCGACGGGATCGATCAGAGACCGCGAGGCTGCCGTCGCCGTCACCGCAGCCGCCGAGGCCGGCGTCGACGACGTCGCACTCCCCGCCGCGGGCGACGCCGGCCAGGCCGTCACAGCCTACGCCGGACGGGCCGACCTCGAGGCACACGTCTATCTCCCCTCGCGTGCGAGTCACACGACGAAGTCGATGGTGAACGTCCACGGTGGAGAGATGACCGTCGTCGGCGGGCGGTTTCCCGACGCCGCCGGGGCCTACGAGGAGGCGCTGGCCGAACACGACGGCTGGGAGCCGCTTTCGGCGTTCGATACCCCCTACCGCCACGAGGGAGCGAAGACGATCCTGTTCGAACTGCTCGAGGACCTCGAGTGGACGACGCCGGACGCAGTCGTCGTCCCGGCCGGCGACGGCGTAGCGCTCGCCGGACTGTACAAGGCCGGCACCGAACTGCTCGAACTCGGACTGATCGACGAAATTCCCCCACTGTACGCCGCCCAGGCGGAAGGCTGTGCCCCGATCGTCGAGGCGTTCGACGTGGACGCGGAGGCCCACGAGCCGATCGACCACCCCGACACCATCTGTGGCGAGATCGAGATCCCCGATCCCGCCGGCGGTGCACTCGTCCTCGAGGCACTCCGTGCGACCGACGGCGGTGCGGTCGCGACCGACGACGACGCGATTCTCGAGGCGGGTATCGCCGTCGCGAAAGGCGAGGGCCTCGAGATGGCTCCCTCGGCCGCGGCGGCGGCAAGCGGGACGTGGGAACTCGGCGAACGCGGGACGTTCGACGGCGACGAGACGGTCGTCGTCCTCAACACCGGCGCGGGTAACAAAGAGAGCGACGTGTTACGCAGTCACCTGATGGGCAAGGGGATCTGA
- a CDS encoding 2,3,4,5-tetrahydropyridine-2,6-dicarboxylate N-succinyltransferase, translated as MSLEREITDLQQRYENDEVDAATADEDDLATLEAFLEALEAGEIRAAEKHNGSWEANEWVKRGILLNFGLRENRAFEYGGVDHYDVLPLRETADLGERGTRNTPDGTTIRRGAYLGEDCIMMSPSFVNIGAYVGDGTLVDSCDTVGSCAQIGEDVKLGANTLIGGVLEPVESAPVVVEDGVSLGAGCRVTSGFVVGADSVVGENTLLTPRIPVYDLVEEEVLYGELPPERRAFTRFVESSVGDHDLFEGGAYKPAVVATDLEDRTLESTEREEVLRE; from the coding sequence ATGAGCCTGGAACGCGAGATTACGGACCTACAGCAGCGATACGAGAACGACGAGGTCGACGCGGCCACCGCCGACGAGGACGACCTGGCCACCCTCGAGGCGTTCCTCGAGGCGCTCGAGGCCGGCGAGATCCGCGCAGCCGAGAAGCACAACGGTTCGTGGGAAGCCAACGAGTGGGTCAAACGCGGCATCCTGCTCAACTTCGGCCTCCGGGAGAACCGGGCGTTCGAGTACGGCGGCGTCGACCACTACGACGTCCTGCCGCTGCGGGAGACCGCCGACTTGGGCGAGCGGGGCACCCGGAACACCCCCGACGGCACGACGATCCGTCGTGGCGCGTACCTCGGGGAGGATTGCATCATGATGAGCCCGAGCTTCGTCAACATCGGCGCCTACGTCGGCGACGGCACGCTCGTCGACTCCTGTGACACCGTCGGCTCCTGTGCCCAGATCGGCGAGGACGTCAAACTCGGCGCGAACACGCTGATCGGCGGCGTGCTCGAGCCGGTCGAGAGCGCCCCGGTCGTGGTCGAGGACGGCGTCTCGCTCGGTGCGGGCTGTCGGGTCACCTCGGGCTTCGTCGTCGGCGCGGACAGCGTCGTCGGCGAGAACACCCTGCTCACGCCACGGATCCCGGTGTACGACCTCGTCGAGGAGGAGGTCCTCTACGGCGAACTGCCGCCCGAACGGCGTGCGTTCACCCGCTTCGTCGAGTCCTCGGTCGGCGACCACGACCTCTTCGAGGGCGGCGCGTACAAACCCGCCGTCGTCGCCACCGACCTTGAGGACCGCACCCTCGAGTCGACCGAGCGCGAGGAGGTGCTCAGGGAGTGA
- a CDS encoding M48 family metallopeptidase produces the protein MTDFGLKVRMFVVGSILAALYLFVGIVGLTILGTGAWPIVLLLLVTFPVIQYKIGTWAATRGAEKMPESGQYADIHRMTESLSRDMGIDKPKLMIQEMGVPNAFATGRKGNGVVVVSEELIRLLDRDELEGVVAHELAHIKNRDVLMMTIGSSIGMMVGYAVYFVYVFAGEDNPGGFIVGWVLSMVAQMLVTVLVMAISRYREYVADDDARQYIGSGEPLARALEKISKGAQNRESTIDDSQAALCIFNSERGLLQTVFATHPPMEKRIEKLRY, from the coding sequence ATGACAGACTTCGGACTGAAAGTTCGAATGTTCGTCGTCGGCTCGATCCTGGCGGCACTGTATCTCTTCGTCGGGATCGTTGGCCTGACGATCCTTGGCACGGGCGCATGGCCGATCGTCCTGTTGTTGCTCGTTACGTTCCCGGTCATCCAGTACAAGATCGGGACCTGGGCCGCGACCAGAGGAGCCGAGAAGATGCCCGAGAGCGGCCAGTACGCGGACATCCATCGGATGACCGAATCGCTAAGCCGTGACATGGGGATCGACAAGCCCAAGCTGATGATCCAGGAGATGGGCGTCCCTAACGCCTTTGCGACCGGCCGCAAGGGCAACGGCGTCGTCGTCGTCAGCGAGGAACTCATCCGGCTGCTCGACCGTGACGAACTCGAGGGCGTCGTCGCCCACGAACTCGCCCACATCAAGAACCGCGACGTCCTGATGATGACGATCGGGAGTTCGATCGGGATGATGGTCGGCTACGCCGTTTACTTCGTCTACGTCTTCGCCGGCGAGGACAACCCCGGCGGCTTCATCGTGGGCTGGGTGCTCTCGATGGTCGCCCAGATGCTGGTGACGGTGCTGGTGATGGCGATCTCGCGGTACCGCGAGTACGTCGCCGACGACGACGCACGCCAGTACATCGGCAGCGGCGAACCCCTCGCCCGAGCACTCGAGAAGATCTCGAAGGGTGCACAGAACCGCGAGTCGACCATCGATGACAGCCAGGCCGCACTCTGTATCTTCAACTCAGAGCGCGGTCTGCTCCAGACGGTGTTTGCGACCCACCCACCGATGGAAAAGCGTATCGAGAAACTCCGCTACTGA